From one Chloroflexi bacterium ADurb.Bin180 genomic stretch:
- the rplS gene encoding 50S ribosomal protein L19 has protein sequence MSNLIQTLVKPPNPNIPELRPGDTVKVHNRIVEGAQERVQVFQGTVMRIHGSGDKARFTVRRIAAHGVGVERTFFYSSPRLEKVEVVRQSHVRRAQLYYLRGRSGKAARLRGKRFVKATEEAAAAPAAPAAEETAATK, from the coding sequence ATGAGCAATCTCATTCAGACCCTGGTGAAACCGCCCAATCCGAACATCCCCGAGCTCCGCCCGGGCGATACGGTCAAAGTGCACAACCGCATCGTCGAAGGCGCGCAGGAGCGTGTCCAGGTGTTCCAGGGCACGGTAATGCGCATTCACGGCAGCGGCGACAAGGCCCGCTTCACTGTGCGCCGCATCGCGGCTCACGGCGTTGGCGTCGAGCGCACCTTCTTCTACAGCTCACCTCGCCTCGAAAAGGTCGAGGTGGTGCGCCAGTCTCACGTGCGCCGCGCCCAGCTCTACTACCTCCGCGGCCGCTCCGGCAAGGCAGCGCGCCTGCGCGGCAAGCGCTTTGTCAAGGCCACAGAAGAAGCGGCTGCCGCTCCGGCAGCGCCGGCGGCTGAAGAAACCGCCGCCACGAAGTAG
- the rnhB gene encoding Ribonuclease HII, which produces MLTPGLDRERRLWARGCLAVAGLDEAGRGAWAGPVVAAAVILPPRQRNLLRGLKGVRDSKTLSPAQRERLEPVIRANALAVGVGLASARYIDAHGIIAATRLAMEMAAFNLGVLPDHLLIDALRLPGLPVAQTALAHGDGLVLSIAAASIVAKVYRDRLMVGLGVSYPAYGFVSHKGYGTAAHRQALLQCGPCREHRLSFAPLRAR; this is translated from the coding sequence GTGCTAACGCCGGGTCTGGACAGGGAGCGTCGGCTCTGGGCCAGGGGCTGTCTGGCGGTGGCCGGGCTGGACGAGGCCGGGCGAGGTGCCTGGGCCGGTCCGGTGGTCGCCGCAGCGGTCATTTTGCCCCCGCGTCAGAGAAACCTGTTGCGGGGGCTCAAAGGCGTGCGTGACAGCAAGACGCTCAGCCCGGCGCAGCGCGAGCGGCTGGAGCCGGTGATCCGGGCCAATGCGCTGGCGGTGGGCGTGGGTCTGGCCTCGGCGCGCTACATCGATGCCCACGGCATCATCGCCGCCACGCGCCTGGCCATGGAGATGGCCGCTTTCAACCTCGGCGTGCTTCCCGATCACCTGCTCATCGATGCGCTGCGCCTGCCCGGGCTGCCCGTTGCTCAAACGGCGTTGGCTCACGGCGATGGGCTGGTGCTGTCCATCGCCGCGGCTTCGATCGTGGCCAAAGTCTATCGTGACCGGCTGATGGTGGGCCTGGGCGTTTCCTATCCGGCCTATGGCTTTGTCTCACACAAGGGTTATGGCACCGCGGCCCACCGCCAGGCGCTCTTGCAGTGCGGGCCCTGCCGCGAACACCGTCTGTCTTTTGCGCCGCTCCGGGCGCGCTGA
- the miaB_3 gene encoding (Dimethylallyl)adenosine tRNA methylthiotransferase MiaB, with translation MSGTALDRLLSRVTKPGRYSGGEWNSVRKQWDAARVKVALAYPDTYEVGMSNLGVGILYERLNNEPDVLAERVYAPWGDMERALAAGNVELYTLESRRPLRQFDLLGFSLQYELNYSNVLSMLHLAGIPLLANERDESWPIVLAGGSCTYNPEPMADFVDLFVLGDGEEVLLELVRLYASQRAAPGYSKVEFLRRAALLRGVYVPSLYRVTYHDDGRVASIEPTDKHAPAVVEKRIVKVLPLPPARPVVPYLEVIHDRVAVEIMRGCSRGCRFCQAGMVYRPVRERPVAEVLEAVDRQLAATGHEEVSLVSLSSTDYSGIRPLLEKLQEKYARQRISISLPSLRTDAFSVELAHQLQRTRKSGLTFAPEAGSERLRTVINKGVTAADLLATAEAAFRSGWHRIKLYFMIGLPTETDEDVLAIATLVKDVLAVGRRHAAGRARLSVSVSTFIPKAHTPFQWAAMCPAEVVARRQAILQRELRLRSVELSWSDEATSRLEGVLSRGDRRLGRVIQRAWELGARFDAWAECFHPELWAAALNEAGLDPAFYTGRERARDEVLPWSRLSSGVSDSFLWDENERSIQGQSSENCREACLGCGIRESFDLSRCPVTLDEVGQ, from the coding sequence GTGAGCGGAACGGCTCTCGACCGGCTCCTCTCGCGGGTGACCAAACCGGGCCGCTATTCTGGCGGCGAGTGGAACAGCGTGCGCAAACAGTGGGACGCGGCGCGGGTCAAAGTGGCCCTGGCCTACCCCGACACCTACGAAGTGGGTATGTCCAACCTGGGCGTGGGCATCCTCTACGAGCGGCTCAACAACGAGCCGGACGTGCTGGCCGAGCGGGTCTATGCGCCCTGGGGCGATATGGAGCGGGCGCTGGCCGCGGGCAACGTCGAGCTCTATACGCTCGAGTCGCGCCGGCCGCTGCGCCAGTTCGACCTGCTGGGTTTCAGCCTGCAGTACGAGCTCAACTATAGCAACGTGCTCTCGATGCTGCACCTGGCCGGCATCCCGCTGCTGGCGAACGAGCGCGACGAGAGCTGGCCCATTGTCCTGGCGGGCGGCTCCTGCACCTACAACCCCGAGCCGATGGCCGATTTCGTGGACCTCTTTGTGCTCGGCGATGGCGAGGAGGTGCTGCTCGAGCTGGTTCGCCTCTACGCATCGCAGCGGGCAGCACCCGGCTACAGCAAGGTCGAGTTCCTGCGCCGGGCGGCTCTGCTGCGCGGCGTCTACGTTCCCTCTCTCTACCGCGTGACTTACCACGATGATGGTCGCGTTGCCTCGATCGAGCCGACCGACAAACACGCTCCGGCGGTGGTCGAAAAACGCATCGTCAAAGTGCTGCCTCTGCCTCCAGCCAGGCCGGTCGTGCCCTACCTGGAGGTCATTCACGACCGCGTGGCGGTAGAGATCATGCGCGGCTGTTCGCGCGGCTGCCGCTTCTGCCAGGCCGGCATGGTCTACCGTCCCGTGCGCGAGAGGCCAGTGGCTGAGGTGCTGGAGGCGGTCGACCGGCAGCTCGCCGCCACGGGCCATGAGGAAGTGTCGCTGGTCTCCCTGAGCAGCACCGATTACAGCGGCATCCGCCCGCTGCTGGAAAAGCTGCAGGAAAAGTACGCCCGGCAGCGCATCTCCATCTCTCTCCCTTCGCTGCGCACCGACGCCTTTTCGGTAGAGCTGGCCCACCAGTTGCAGCGCACGCGCAAGAGTGGTCTGACCTTTGCCCCCGAGGCGGGCAGCGAGCGCCTGCGCACGGTGATCAACAAGGGTGTCACTGCGGCGGACCTGCTGGCCACGGCCGAAGCGGCCTTTCGCTCTGGCTGGCACCGCATCAAACTGTACTTTATGATTGGCCTGCCCACCGAGACGGACGAGGACGTGCTGGCCATCGCCACGCTGGTCAAGGACGTGCTGGCCGTGGGCCGCCGCCACGCCGCAGGCCGGGCCAGGCTCAGCGTCAGCGTGTCCACCTTTATTCCCAAAGCGCACACTCCCTTTCAGTGGGCGGCGATGTGCCCGGCGGAAGTGGTGGCCCGCCGGCAGGCCATCCTCCAGCGCGAGCTGCGCCTGCGCTCCGTCGAGCTGAGCTGGTCCGATGAGGCCACCTCGCGGCTCGAAGGGGTGCTGTCGCGAGGGGATCGGCGGCTGGGCCGCGTGATCCAGCGGGCCTGGGAGCTCGGGGCGCGCTTTGACGCCTGGGCCGAGTGCTTCCACCCGGAGCTGTGGGCGGCGGCCTTGAACGAGGCGGGCCTCGACCCGGCTTTCTACACCGGGCGAGAGCGAGCCCGCGACGAGGTTCTGCCCTGGAGCCGGCTCTCCAGCGGCGTAAGCGACTCGTTCCTGTGGGACGAAAACGAGCGGTCCATTCAGGGCCAGAGCAGCGAAAACTGCCGCGAGGCCTGCCTGGGCTGCGGCATCAGAGAGTCGTTCGACCTCAGCCGCTGCCCGGTGACGCTGGACGAGGTCGGTCAATGA
- a CDS encoding AP-4-A phosphorylase, which yields MKRLWAPWRMKYILGDRPGSGCVFCDALAAGDDAAHYIVRRGQHAFVILNTFPYTNGHTLIVPNQHEGDLVLLDAATVNEMMALTQEVIAALRCSMNPSGFNVGINLGESAGAGIRDHVHIHVVPRWNNDTNFMPVLGEVRVLPESLCDTYARLSGTLRGQGQSAEEKAQPA from the coding sequence TTGAAACGTCTCTGGGCGCCCTGGCGCATGAAATACATCCTCGGTGACAGGCCCGGCTCTGGCTGCGTCTTTTGCGACGCACTGGCCGCCGGCGACGACGCGGCACACTACATCGTCCGTCGCGGCCAGCATGCGTTTGTCATCCTCAACACTTTCCCCTATACCAACGGCCATACCCTGATCGTGCCCAACCAGCACGAGGGCGACCTGGTGCTTCTGGACGCTGCCACGGTCAACGAGATGATGGCCCTCACCCAGGAGGTCATTGCCGCGCTGCGCTGCTCGATGAACCCCTCTGGCTTTAACGTCGGGATCAATCTGGGCGAATCGGCCGGTGCCGGCATTCGGGACCACGTGCATATCCACGTCGTTCCGCGCTGGAACAACGACACCAACTTTATGCCCGTGCTGGGCGAGGTGCGCGTGCTGCCCGAGTCGCTCTGCGACACCTACGCCAGGCTGAGCGGAACTCTGCGCGGCCAGGGCCAGAGTGCTGAGGAGAAGGCACAGCCGGCATGA
- a CDS encoding Major Facilitator Superfamily protein translates to MKAAVSSFRASLDRTQATLARWLAPGTPSQQNNALNLYREIAWYGVTASVTTTFTSVFALRLGASNLLIGLLASLPALMNVVFQIPAARLIEQTQDRRRVLLMSGLLMRLPVGLIALVPFFAGHWQAEAVVLITSLGTIPAAVANVVFTAMLADVVPPHRRARVVSVRNTLLSAVTMLTALAVGKALDLFVFPFSYQAIFALAFATSLVSLFYLARVDVPLHVPSPAPRLLSGWSDIQRWVRSVWDQRAFSRFTLGSFVFHWALSFPQPLYSIYRVRVLGMSEGWIGALSMLESAIFMASYYVWGKAAEKHGSRLVLLVGTAGLSFYPLSMGLCRSIPPMILVAVLSGVAAPAFNLGLFNALLEVAPAERRATYVAIFNTLVNLTAFIAPLVAAALAGVIGTRVSLLLAGGLRFVGLAVFYLLLRDPVTGRVRV, encoded by the coding sequence ATGAAAGCAGCCGTCTCTTCGTTCAGGGCGAGTCTCGACCGGACGCAGGCCACGCTGGCGCGGTGGCTGGCGCCCGGCACACCGAGTCAGCAGAACAACGCCCTCAACCTGTACCGCGAGATCGCCTGGTACGGAGTGACGGCCAGCGTCACCACGACCTTTACCAGCGTCTTTGCCCTGCGGCTCGGCGCTTCGAATCTGCTCATCGGTTTGCTGGCCTCCCTGCCGGCCCTGATGAACGTGGTCTTTCAGATCCCCGCCGCTCGCCTGATCGAACAGACACAGGACCGCCGCCGCGTTCTGCTGATGTCCGGCTTGTTGATGCGTTTGCCGGTGGGCCTCATCGCGCTGGTGCCCTTCTTTGCTGGGCACTGGCAGGCCGAAGCGGTGGTTCTGATCACGTCGCTGGGCACGATTCCGGCCGCCGTTGCCAACGTGGTCTTTACGGCCATGCTCGCTGATGTCGTTCCTCCCCATCGCCGGGCGCGCGTGGTCAGCGTTCGCAACACGCTGCTGTCGGCGGTGACCATGCTCACCGCGCTGGCCGTGGGTAAGGCGCTCGACTTGTTTGTGTTCCCCTTCAGCTACCAGGCCATCTTTGCCCTGGCTTTTGCCACCTCGCTGGTGAGCCTCTTTTACCTGGCACGAGTTGACGTGCCGCTTCACGTTCCCTCGCCCGCACCCAGGTTGCTAAGCGGCTGGAGCGACATCCAGCGCTGGGTGCGCAGCGTCTGGGACCAACGGGCCTTTTCTCGCTTCACCCTGGGGTCCTTTGTCTTTCACTGGGCGCTGAGCTTTCCGCAGCCGCTGTACAGCATCTACCGGGTGCGGGTTCTCGGGATGAGCGAAGGGTGGATCGGCGCACTGTCCATGCTCGAGTCGGCCATCTTTATGGCGTCCTACTATGTATGGGGCAAGGCGGCCGAGAAGCACGGCTCGCGGCTGGTCTTGCTGGTCGGCACGGCTGGCCTCTCCTTCTACCCTCTGTCGATGGGCTTGTGCCGCAGCATCCCGCCAATGATTCTGGTAGCGGTTCTCTCGGGCGTCGCCGCGCCTGCCTTCAACCTGGGCCTGTTCAATGCCCTGCTCGAGGTAGCACCCGCCGAGCGTCGCGCAACCTACGTGGCCATCTTTAACACCCTGGTCAACCTGACTGCGTTTATTGCGCCTCTGGTTGCCGCTGCTCTGGCAGGAGTGATTGGCACTCGGGTGAGCCTGCTGCTGGCCGGCGGTCTGCGGTTCGTCGGGCTGGCTGTCTTTTACCTGCTGCTGCGCGATCCGGTGACCGGCAGGGTGAGGGTCTAG
- the thlA_3 gene encoding Acetyl-CoA acetyltransferase has translation MTKRRVVIVSAVRTAIGRFQGALSAMPAPLLGGVAIREAVRRCGIDPVRVDEVLMGNVVQAGIGQAPARQAAIKAGLPPSVGATTINKICGSGMKAAMLGAQAIKAEEADIIVAGGMENMTLGPYLLPQARQGYRLGNGTLIDAMIHDGLWCAFENHHMGNSAEWIAREYGLTRQELDQFAVDSQAKAIAAIQAGRFKAEITPVEVPQRKGPPVIFDTDECPRADTTLEALSKLSPAFQKDGMVTAGNSPGITDGAAALVLMGEDTAVALGVKPLAVITGYDQAAVEPLRIFTAPIFAVKKVLSRAGYRLEDIDLIEINEAFAAQTLADGKALGVDWNKVNVNGGAIALGHPIGCSGARVLVTLLYALRDRGLRTGLATLCLGGGEAVAMTVELL, from the coding sequence ATGACAAAGCGTCGTGTTGTGATCGTCAGCGCGGTGCGTACGGCCATTGGTCGCTTTCAGGGCGCTCTGTCGGCCATGCCAGCGCCGCTGCTGGGCGGTGTCGCCATCCGCGAGGCGGTGCGGCGGTGCGGCATCGATCCGGTCCGCGTGGATGAAGTGTTGATGGGCAACGTGGTGCAGGCCGGCATCGGCCAGGCCCCCGCGCGGCAGGCAGCCATCAAAGCCGGCCTGCCGCCGAGCGTGGGCGCTACGACCATCAACAAGATCTGCGGCTCTGGGATGAAAGCGGCCATGCTGGGCGCCCAGGCCATCAAGGCCGAAGAGGCCGATATCATCGTGGCCGGCGGCATGGAGAATATGACCCTCGGCCCCTACCTGCTCCCCCAGGCCCGCCAGGGCTACCGGCTGGGCAACGGCACCCTGATCGATGCGATGATTCACGATGGCCTGTGGTGCGCCTTTGAGAACCACCACATGGGCAACTCGGCCGAGTGGATTGCCCGCGAGTACGGCCTCACCCGCCAGGAGCTGGACCAGTTCGCGGTCGACAGCCAGGCCAAGGCCATCGCGGCGATTCAGGCCGGGCGTTTCAAGGCTGAGATCACTCCCGTCGAGGTGCCGCAGCGCAAGGGCCCGCCGGTGATCTTTGACACCGATGAATGCCCCCGCGCCGACACGACCCTGGAAGCCCTCTCGAAACTATCGCCGGCCTTCCAGAAGGACGGCATGGTCACGGCGGGCAACTCGCCGGGCATCACCGATGGGGCAGCGGCGCTGGTGCTCATGGGCGAGGACACGGCCGTTGCCCTCGGCGTCAAACCCCTGGCGGTGATCACCGGCTACGATCAGGCGGCGGTAGAACCGCTGCGCATCTTTACCGCACCCATCTTTGCCGTGAAAAAGGTGCTGAGCCGGGCCGGCTATCGCCTCGAGGACATTGACCTGATCGAAATCAACGAGGCCTTTGCCGCCCAAACCTTGGCCGACGGCAAGGCCCTGGGTGTCGACTGGAACAAGGTGAACGTCAACGGCGGGGCCATCGCCCTGGGCCATCCCATCGGCTGCAGCGGGGCCAGGGTGCTGGTGACGCTCCTCTATGCCCTGCGTGACCGCGGGCTCAGGACCGGCCTGGCCACCCTCTGTCTCGGGGGCGGCGAAGCCGTGGCGATGACCGTAGAGCTGCTCTAA
- the acdA_3 gene encoding Acyl-CoA dehydrogenase, with protein sequence MDLKFTEEQEMIRKMVRDFAQKEVAPIAAEIDDKGIVPFENIKKMGQLGLLGLTVPEKYDGGGADAISYVIAIEELAKACASTAIVMAVQNSLVCAGLEKFGTEEQKEKYLRPLARGEKIGAFALTEPGAGCDSAAQLTTAVRSGDGYVINGTKHFITNGSFADIVILFAMTDKAQKHRGISGFIVEKGTPGFTVGKEEHKMGIRGSNTCELVFTEVHVPATARLGEEGQGFKIAMTVLDAGRIGVAAQAVGIAQAAYEAAVKYSKERVQFGQPISQFQAIQWMLADMATRIEAARLLTYNAALAKMSGQPYSKEASMAKLFASETAVWVADRAVQIHGGYGYMKEYSVERNYRDAKITEIYEGTSEVQRMVIARAVLS encoded by the coding sequence ATGGATCTCAAGTTCACAGAAGAGCAGGAGATGATCCGCAAGATGGTGCGCGACTTTGCACAAAAGGAAGTCGCCCCCATCGCGGCCGAGATCGACGACAAAGGCATCGTCCCCTTTGAGAACATCAAAAAGATGGGCCAGCTCGGGTTGCTGGGCCTCACCGTCCCCGAAAAGTACGACGGCGGCGGCGCGGACGCGATCAGCTATGTCATCGCCATCGAGGAGCTAGCCAAGGCCTGCGCCTCTACGGCCATTGTGATGGCCGTGCAGAACTCGCTGGTCTGCGCGGGCCTGGAAAAGTTCGGCACCGAAGAGCAGAAAGAAAAATACCTGCGCCCTCTGGCGCGGGGTGAAAAGATTGGCGCCTTTGCGCTCACCGAGCCGGGCGCTGGCTGCGACTCGGCGGCCCAGTTGACCACGGCTGTGCGCTCCGGCGACGGCTATGTCATCAACGGTACCAAGCACTTTATCACCAACGGCTCCTTCGCCGATATCGTGATCCTGTTTGCCATGACCGACAAGGCCCAGAAGCACCGTGGCATCAGCGGGTTCATCGTCGAAAAGGGCACGCCCGGCTTTACCGTGGGCAAAGAGGAACACAAGATGGGCATCCGCGGCAGCAACACCTGTGAGCTGGTGTTCACCGAGGTCCACGTGCCGGCCACGGCCCGTCTGGGCGAGGAAGGCCAGGGGTTCAAGATTGCCATGACGGTGCTCGACGCCGGCCGCATCGGCGTGGCTGCCCAGGCCGTGGGCATCGCCCAGGCGGCTTACGAGGCAGCGGTCAAGTACAGCAAGGAGCGCGTCCAGTTCGGCCAGCCGATCAGCCAGTTCCAGGCCATCCAGTGGATGCTGGCGGATATGGCCACACGCATCGAGGCGGCACGTCTGCTGACCTACAATGCCGCCCTGGCCAAGATGTCCGGACAGCCCTACAGCAAAGAGGCCTCGATGGCCAAGCTCTTCGCCTCCGAGACCGCGGTGTGGGTGGCCGACCGTGCCGTGCAGATCCATGGCGGCTACGGCTATATGAAAGAGTACTCGGTGGAGCGCAACTACCGCGACGCCAAGATCACCGAGATCTATGAAGGCACCAGCGAGGTCCAGCGTATGGTCATCGCGCGGGCCGTGCTGAGCTAA
- the thyX gene encoding Thymidylate synthase ThyX gives MERLAVLNHGWVQLEEMMGGDAAVIRGARICYQSEARDDEADVRLIRRLMKSEPRHNTVFEHAVFRWGVKCPIFVARQWMRHRIGSFNERSLRYCTAAREYYVPPDEPLLDEYRQQMESSLDLYERLTQAGWKKERARSVLGLGLYTEFIWTVNAWSLMNWLAKRLDPGAQWEHRQYAEAVLTLYEQVMPVTAGAFREFVLHRPSAETGEGAL, from the coding sequence TTGGAACGACTGGCGGTACTGAACCATGGCTGGGTCCAGCTTGAAGAGATGATGGGCGGCGACGCTGCGGTGATCCGTGGGGCACGCATCTGCTACCAGTCCGAGGCGCGCGACGATGAGGCCGACGTGCGGCTCATTCGCCGCCTGATGAAGAGCGAGCCGCGGCACAACACGGTGTTCGAGCACGCCGTCTTTCGCTGGGGGGTCAAGTGCCCGATCTTTGTGGCCCGCCAGTGGATGAGGCATCGCATCGGCTCGTTCAACGAGCGCTCGCTCCGCTATTGCACGGCCGCCCGCGAGTACTATGTGCCGCCCGACGAGCCGCTGCTCGACGAGTACCGCCAGCAGATGGAGTCGTCGCTGGACCTCTACGAGCGCCTGACCCAGGCCGGCTGGAAGAAGGAACGGGCTCGCTCGGTGCTGGGGCTCGGCCTGTACACCGAGTTCATCTGGACGGTCAATGCCTGGTCGCTGATGAACTGGCTGGCCAAGCGGCTCGACCCTGGCGCCCAGTGGGAGCATCGCCAGTATGCCGAGGCCGTACTCACCCTCTATGAGCAAGTGATGCCTGTCACCGCCGGCGCCTTTCGCGAATTTGTGCTGCATCGCCCGTCCGCGGAAACAGGGGAGGGCGCTCTGTGA
- the tadA gene encoding tRNA-specific adenosine deaminase: MIARVRPSWDEYFMEITRQVARRSTCLRRQVGALIVKDKQILATGYNGAPSGFDHCEQTGCLREEMHIPSGERQEICRGLHAEQNAIIQAALHGVSVAGGDLYCTHQPCITCAKMIINSGLRRVICYDSYPDPLARSFLEQAGIQLVEWEHD; encoded by the coding sequence GTGATAGCCCGCGTTCGCCCCTCCTGGGACGAGTACTTTATGGAGATCACCCGCCAGGTGGCGCGGCGCTCGACCTGCCTGCGCCGCCAGGTGGGTGCGCTCATCGTCAAGGACAAGCAGATCCTGGCCACCGGCTACAACGGCGCTCCCAGCGGCTTTGACCACTGCGAGCAGACCGGCTGTCTGCGTGAAGAGATGCACATTCCCTCTGGCGAGAGGCAGGAGATCTGCCGCGGCCTGCACGCGGAGCAAAACGCCATCATCCAGGCCGCGCTGCACGGCGTGTCAGTGGCCGGCGGCGATCTCTACTGCACGCATCAGCCGTGCATCACCTGCGCCAAGATGATCATCAACTCGGGCCTGCGCCGCGTGATCTGCTACGACAGCTACCCCGACCCTCTGGCCCGGTCCTTCCTGGAGCAGGCCGGGATTCAGCTCGTCGAATGGGAGCACGACTAG